In Mercurialis annua linkage group LG6, ddMerAnnu1.2, whole genome shotgun sequence, the following are encoded in one genomic region:
- the LOC126688346 gene encoding protein NRT1/ PTR FAMILY 8.1-like: protein MEEDDIYTKDGTIDYKGNPANKKETGTWRACPFIIGNECCERLAYYGMSSNLVIYMKHILNQSSATATKNNSDWSGTCYTTPLIGAFLADAYFGRYWTIAIFSIIYVIGMTLLALSASVPGIKPRCYAKDDCDPTEAQSAVFFVALYLVALGTGGIKPCVSTYGADQFDDTDEGEKKHKGSFFNWFYFSINVGALIASSVLVYVQMNWSWGWGFGIPAIAMAIAVVSFFSGTRLYRYQKPGGSPFTRLFRVIVASIRKYKTKVPADKALLYEIANDDESNIKGSRNIEHTKDFSFFDKAAVETETDNVKDSINPWRLCTVTQVEELKSIIRLLPIWATGIIFAAVYSQMSNLFVLQGDQMNKFVGHSTFEIPSASLSVFDTLSVIFWVPIYDKIIMPSARKITGYKHGLTQLQRMGIGLIISVFAMVSAAVLELVRLDMVRRHNSYDVKEVPISVFWQVPQYFLIGCAEVFTFIGQLEFFYQEAPDAMRSLCSALSLTTVALGNYLSSLLVTITMSITTRNGKPGWIPDNLNYGHIDYFFWVLAVMSVLNVGAFFFISKWYTYKTPLGTLR, encoded by the exons ATGGAAGAGGATGATATCTACACAAAAGATGGAACTATTGACTATAAAGGGAATCCTGCTAATAAAAAGGAAACTGGAACCTGGAGAGCTTGCCCTTTTATTATAG GAAATGAATGTTGTGAAAGATTGGCTTACTATGGGATGAGTTCAAACTTGGTTATTTATATGAAGCACATACTGAATCAATCAAGTGCTACTGCTACTAAAAACAACTCTGATTGGAGTGGAACATGTTATACCACACCGTTGATCGGAGCATTTCTGGCTGATGCTTATTTTGGAAGATATTGGACTATTGCAATCTTCTCAATCATATATGTCATC GGGATGACACTTTTAGCATTATCGGCATCTGTCCCTGGTATAAAACCAAGATGTTACGCTAAAGACGACTGCGATCCAACTGAAGCACAAAGTGCAGTGTTCTTTGTTGCACTTTACCTAGTAGCACTGGGAACAGGAGGGATTAAGCCTTGTGTTTCGACATACGGAGCAGATCAGTTTGATGATACCGATGAGGGTGAGAAGAAGCACAAGGGTTCTTTCTTCAATTGGTTCTACTTCTCTATTAATGTTGGAGCTTTGATTGCTTCGTCTGTGCTGGTTTACGTACAAATGAACTGGAGTTGGGGATGGGGTTTCGGCATTCCTGCAATAGCCATGGCAATTGCTGTTGTTAGTTTCTTTTCAGGAACTCGGCTATACCGGTACCAAAAGCCCGGAGGCAGCCCTTTCACGCGTCTCTTCCGGGTGATTGTGGCGTCTATAAGGAAATACAAAACCAAAGTTCCCGCTGACAAGGCTCTTTTATATGAGATTGCAAATGATGATGAATCAAACATCAAAGGAAGCCGCAACATAGAGCACACCAAAGATTTTAG TTTCTTTGACAAGGCGGCAGTAGAAACAGAAACAGACAATGTAAAGGATTCAATAAACCCATGGAGACTTTGCACGGTAACTCAAGTGGAGGAACTAAAATCAATCATTCGGTTGCTTCCAATATGGGCAACTGGTATAATTTTTGCTGCAGTTTACAGCCAGATGAGCAACTTGTTTGTGTTACAAGGTGATCAAATGAACAAATTTGTTGGCCATTCCACTTTCGAGATCCCATCTGCGTCTCTTTCCGTCTTCGACACTCTTAGTGTTATTTTCTGGGTTCCTATCTATGACAAAATCATTATGCCATCTGCTAGAAAAATCACAGGTTACAAACATGGCTTGACTCAACTCCAGAGGATGGGCATCGGTCTCATTATCTCCGTATTTGCCATGGTATCTGCTGCAGTTTTAGAACTCGTACGACTCGATATGGTTAGAAGACACAACTCTTATGATGTTAAAGAAGTACCCATATCAGTATTTTGGCAAGTTCCGCAGTATTTTCTGATAGGATGTGCAGAAGTTTTCACATTTATCGGACAACTCGAATTCTTCTACCAGGAAGCACCCGATGCCATGAGGAGCTTGTGTTCTGCCTTGTCGCTCACAACTGTTGCGCTAGGTAATTACTTGAGCTCTCTCCTTGTAACCATCACTATGAGCATCACCACTCGAAATGGAAAACCAGGGTGGATACCTGATAACTTGAATTATGGTCATATTGACTACTTCTTCTGGGTATTGGCAGTAATGAGTGTGCTGAATGTAGGAGCCTTTTTCTTTATCTCAAAATGGTACACATACAAAACACCACTGGGAACTCTTCGTTAA